The genomic interval TGCAGCGGTAAATGGATTCGCGATTGGCGGAGGACATGTGCTTCATGTCATTTGTGATTTAACGATTGCGGCGGAAACAGCAAAATTTGGTCAAAGCGGACCTAAGGTAGGAAGCTATGATGCCGGGTTTGGCTCAGCTTATTTAGCTAGAGTTGTTGGGGAAAAGAAAGCGCGAGAAATTTGGTATTTATGTGAACAATATTCTGCACAAGAAGCAAAAGAAATGGGTCTTGTGAACAAAATTGTTCCTGCAGAGCAACTGCAGCAAGCAGCAGAAGAGTGGGCTGAAAAGATTCTTGAAAAGAGTCCAACAGCGCTGAAAATGCTTAAATATTCCTTTAATGCAGATAGCGCAAACATCCAAGGAATTTCGCAGTTATCAATGGGTAGCCTGGCTATGTTTTACAACACACCAGAATCGGAAGAAGGAAAGAATGCTTTTCTTGAAAAACGGCCAGTAGATTTCAAAAAATTTAGACAGTAAAAAGGGGGATGGAATTTAGTGAAACTAGATACGCTGTTGAATCAGGAATATGTGGAGAAGTACCAGTCTATTTGGCCGAATCGAACAATCTTAGATTACTTAAATGAGGCAATCGCAAATCATCCGGACAAGGTGGCAATTATTGATAAGAAGAGCCGCTATACGTATAGAGAAGTTGGAAAGCTAGTGGATCGAGTTGCCTTAGGTTTGCTGAAAATAGGTTTGGGAAAGGGAGATGTTATTTCGATTCAATTGCCTAACTGGAATGAATTCGTCATCCTTCATTATGCGGCTACTCGAATAGGAGCTATTACAAACCCCC from Peribacillus asahii carries:
- the menB gene encoding 1,4-dihydroxy-2-naphthoyl-CoA synthase — translated: MELTDILYEKTNGIAKITINRPQVYNAFRARTIQELIWSFRDAWDDNRVGVVILTGAGEKAFCVGGDQKEKGDEGGYDYSGGLGGGIGLEVENLHQTIRNIPKPVIAAVNGFAIGGGHVLHVICDLTIAAETAKFGQSGPKVGSYDAGFGSAYLARVVGEKKAREIWYLCEQYSAQEAKEMGLVNKIVPAEQLQQAAEEWAEKILEKSPTALKMLKYSFNADSANIQGISQLSMGSLAMFYNTPESEEGKNAFLEKRPVDFKKFRQ